TCCGTTTTCACTGTCGTAAAATGCTTCAAGCGAGCCGTCGCGAAATTCGAATTGCCGCTTTCTCTCAAGGTCAAACGTGAGTGGGTGTTTAGGATCCACTTCGACAGACACGTTCTCAAACGAGTCGTCGTAGTAGAGATTGGCAATCGGGCTGCGCCAGTCCAGTACGATGGGCTGCAGGGTTTCCCGCTCAAAGATGCCAAACCGTCCGATGTAGGCATCTTCTTTCACGGCGCGGCCGTGCTCTTTAAAAAAGATGCGGGCAAAATGAGGCTGCCTGTGGGACTTGATCAGTTCGCGTGACTGGTTTTGCAATATGGCGGCGAGAACGGTTTCGGTGTAATCATTGGATGGTCTGACATTTCCGCGCAGCGCCTCGGCATCACGTAGAATGTGCGCCCGGATCGCTTCGACATGTTCTTTTTCTTTCAGCAGTTCATCTTCGAGTTTCGTGCGCAGACACCTCAATCATCGTTAAATTCATCTTGCTCTTTCTTAAATTGCGAAACGACGCGTCTGAACAACGCATCTGGCTCGTCGTCTACCCAAATTACCCCGTCAACCAGCAGATAAGGTGTTTGCACACACAAATCGCAGTGGTCAAGGCATGGGTACTCAATCGCGTCATATGCATAAACCAAGTGTCCCAACGCCTCAAGTTCGGACGCTTTTTCAGAGACGGCATTGGCGGCACACCATTCGACAATCAAAGGAAAACGTCCTCCTTTTCAGCGATGTTGACACGATGTGGTCTTTTGCGAATCGTGCAAGGTCATGTTTTTTGAGTATAGCGCAATTGTGCGTCGTCTGCTTTGCAGGATTTTTGGCTGTGGATTCCGAATTGTACGACGATCGGTTTCGCCACAACGAGGAGGAATTTTAGAGATGAGTCTAAAGGATAACAAAAAAACTGCATTTCATGAAGAGGATTTTTATCGCTTCACATGGCTTTCAAATCCTCGCTTTTCGCCGGATGGAACACGGATTGGCGTTGGTCTTCGGCGCGTGAACGCCGCGCGCGACGGATATCGCGACAGTGTGGGAATTCTCGATGTGGCAAACCTGAACCTAACTGAGTACACGAGTGGTGAATTCAGCGATTCGTTTTGCGATCTCTCCTCTTCGCACATTCTCTTTCTCTCAGCCGATCGTGCGTCGCTTGGGGGGCAACTCTATGTGATGCCGCTTTTCGGTGGTGAGGCGAGACGCCTCGCGACGCTTTCAGGCGATGTAAAGACAGGCTGCTTTTCGCCGGACGGAACGCGGGTCGCGGCGCTTGTCGCGCGTGAAGGCGGCGATCCGCTTACGCGCGATGAGAATGAGAATGAGAAAGACAAGAAGAAAAAGGTGTTGAAGCCGTATGTGGTTGAAAAACTCCCGTATAAGCGCGACGGCAAAGGTCTTGTCGATCAAAAAAGGACGCAGGTGCTGATCCTCGATGCGCTGAGCGGGGATGTGCTGGCGCAGACGAATATGCCTCATGGTATCTCGTCCTACAGGTTTACGCCAGATGGCGCAGGGGTGTTGCTTGTCACACCGCTGACGGATGAACCGTATCGCCACGAGACGCGCGTCGTTTTGTGGGAGATTGCGACGGGGCGTGAATTCTTGGTATCGACTGGAAGCGAGTCCATTGAGCAGGCGAGTGTAGCGCCAGATGGATCTCACTGGGTGGGGATCGGCAGTACGTTTGAATTCTATGGCGCGACGCAACCCACACTCTACCGCGGTGCGTTGCAAGAAGAAGCCTGCGCGGCAGAGCGCTATGTCGACGAATCCTTTCTCTACGGTGTTCACGCGGTTGGGATGAGTGACATGCGCGGTCACGAGACACTGCCGGGACCACTTTTTATGGCGGATGGACAATGTGTCCTCGCGCCGGTCAGTCACGAGGGGCGCGTCTCGCTCGCCGTGTTTTCGCCAGACGGGAAATTTTCGTGGCGCATCAATGAACCGTGCGAAGTGTACGCGTATGCGTATCACGCAGGGACGGATACGGTGGCGTATTTAGCAACAGATGTGACACAACCGGGGGAGCTGTTTTTATCGGAGGCAGATGGCATCAAACAGGTCACGGAT
The genomic region above belongs to Ferroacidibacillus organovorans and contains:
- a CDS encoding DUF1450 domain-containing protein, which codes for MIVEWCAANAVSEKASELEALGHLVYAYDAIEYPCLDHCDLCVQTPYLLVDGVIWVDDEPDALFRRVVSQFKKEQDEFNDD
- a CDS encoding S9 family peptidase: MSLKDNKKTAFHEEDFYRFTWLSNPRFSPDGTRIGVGLRRVNAARDGYRDSVGILDVANLNLTEYTSGEFSDSFCDLSSSHILFLSADRASLGGQLYVMPLFGGEARRLATLSGDVKTGCFSPDGTRVAALVAREGGDPLTRDENENEKDKKKKVLKPYVVEKLPYKRDGKGLVDQKRTQVLILDALSGDVLAQTNMPHGISSYRFTPDGAGVLLVTPLTDEPYRHETRVVLWEIATGREFLVSTGSESIEQASVAPDGSHWVGIGSTFEFYGATQPTLYRGALQEEACAAERYVDESFLYGVHAVGMSDMRGHETLPGPLFMADGQCVLAPVSHEGRVSLAVFSPDGKFSWRINEPCEVYAYAYHAGTDTVAYLATDVTQPGELFLSEADGIKQVTDVNPWLRERMIAPVTDSYRPADDGVPLHTFVMESARADAMEVSRARDGKTPVVLQIHGGPHAMYSHSFVFEFQLLAAKGYAVVYGNPRGSFGYGQAFVERCMGDYGGRDFADLMNLLDATLEERPDLDRDALGVTGGSYGGFMTNWIVGHTSRFRAAVTQRSISNWISFYGVSDIGYEFTERELHWRLRDTPFTDIDHLWRMSPLRYASDVNTPLLILHGENDLRCPIEQGEQLYTALAALGKEVAFVRFPGANHDLSRTGHPGLRVARYQHMVEWFQRHLS